The following DNA comes from Marinilactibacillus sp. Marseille-P9653.
AACATTCCCATGTAATTCATCAGCATGATTCGAAATGACTTTTGCTACACTGAGTAAGGAAGCTGTATGTCCATCATGTCCACAAGCATGCATGATACCTGCATTTTTTGATTTGAATGGTACATCTGATTCTTCATGAATTCTTAATGCATCAAAGTCTGCTCTCAATGCAATCGTTGGTCCTGGATGACCGCCTTTAATCTTTGCTACGATACCATATCCATTTCCTACATTTGTCTGGATGTCTTTTATCCCAAATGATTGTAATCGCTCTAGAATATACTGAGCCGTTTCTTTCTCTTCAAAAGAAGGTTCCGGATGCTCATGTAAGTGTCGTCTCCAGCTGACGGTTTCATCAAAATTCTGTTTTAATTCTTCTGTCCATGTCTCGTAGGCCATGATCCATCTCCTTCTCGTTTACTACTGATCTTTTATTGATGTTTAATGACTTTCCACTGTTACAGACTCTCTAGCATTGCTGGTTTCTTTTTTCATTAGATAATGTTCTACAATAGATAAGAAGCATTTTCCACCAAGTAATAAGGCACGTTCATCAAAATCAAATTTTGGATGATGGTGTGGGTAGGAAATACCCTTTTCTTCATTACCTGAGTTCACAAAGAAGAATGAGCCTGGTTTTTCTTGAAGGAAGTAAGCAAAGTCCTCTCCGCCCATTCTAAGCGGTGTTGATTCCACTATCTCTTCTCCAAACTGATTTTTGAAAAGCTCTGCAATCAATTCTGTTTCTTTTTCATGATTGTAAAGCGCCGGATATCCTCGAGTATAGGTGACCTCACAAGTTGCGTCGTGCGCTTCACAGATATGCTGCGTCATTGTACCGATTTTTTCTTCTATCATATCTCTGACTTCTGGTGCAAAGGTTCGAACGGTTCCTTTAATGAGTGCTTTGTCTGAAATCACGTTATGTGCGCCGTCTCCCGCCTTTAAAGTAGAAACCGTCAAGACTCCTGATTTAGTTGGGTCTTTTTTACGACTGATAATCGTTTGTAGTTGGTTTACTACATGAGAAGCGACAACAACAGAATCGACTGTGGAATCTGGATGCGCCGCATGTCCGCCTTTTCCTTGAATTTTTATTTCAAAGAAATCTGGGGCCGCCATGGCATAACCTGAACAATAAGTGACCTTACCATATTCAAGTGGTGATCTTAAATGAAGTCCATAGACATAATCCACATCGTCCAATACGCCGGCGTCTATCATCGCTTTCCCACCACCTGGTAATACTTCTTCCGCGTGTTGGAAGATGAACTTAACCGTTCCTGAAAGTTCTGCCTGTTCTTCTTTTAATACCTTTGCCACACTTAGTAGCGTTGCGGTATGTCCATCATGCCCACAAGCATGCATGACACCAGGATTCTTTGAAGCAAACTCTAAATTTGTTGCTTCTTGGATTCTTAAGGCATCGAAGTCTGCCCGAAAACCAATCGTCGGTCCATCTTCAGTCCCTCGAAGATAAGCAGCAATTCCTCCACCACCAATATTTTCTTCAATATCTTCATATCCAAAAGATTTTAATTTTTCTACAATATATTTTCTCGTTTTATATTCTTCGAAAGAAGGTTCAGGATGTTCATGTAAATAACGTCGCCATGAAACAGTCGTTTCATAATTAGCAGTCAAAACTTCTTCCCATTTACTATAACTCATGCACAATTCTCTCCTTCATCTCTGCGATACTCTAAATTAGCAATTACACATTTTTATAATGTTTTTCAAATCTTATCTTTTAAACATTAAATTGTCAATATAAATTATCAGTAAATATATTGATTTTCTCTAATATAATATAATCTATAATATTCATATCTGATATTAAAGCGTTTGCAATCGATTACATTTATTTGTGACTAAAATGTGTCTTATCATTCAAGGTAAAACCCTCGTGTTAACTGAGTTTTCATCTTCTTATATTATAATTAAAAACTCACTTCATTTAATGAAAATTTGTAAGTATCGATATTTATACAGTTTAATGGATTATTAATCATCATTTTTCTCTCATTTTATTTTAACTTTTATTGAATGCTACTAATAACACTTACCCCGTTTTACAGTTTTGTGACTTATGTATTGAATCTGTTTACATAAGCTCTCTCATAGACTACTATTGTAAAGTGATTATTTATTTATATGTATAAGATTTATATTTTTGTGTTAGCCATACTTAACTGGTAGAGGATGAATTGAATGAGAAATGATAAGGAATTTCAAGAAATAATTGCTTATGCAAGTACTTTAGGTATGTCAACAGATGATTATCTCGTTTATCTTCATCACAAAAATCAGGCTGTTAAATCAATCTTGCTC
Coding sequences within:
- a CDS encoding M20 family metallopeptidase; protein product: MSYSKWEEVLTANYETTVSWRRYLHEHPEPSFEEYKTRKYIVEKLKSFGYEDIEENIGGGGIAAYLRGTEDGPTIGFRADFDALRIQEATNLEFASKNPGVMHACGHDGHTATLLSVAKVLKEEQAELSGTVKFIFQHAEEVLPGGGKAMIDAGVLDDVDYVYGLHLRSPLEYGKVTYCSGYAMAAPDFFEIKIQGKGGHAAHPDSTVDSVVVASHVVNQLQTIISRKKDPTKSGVLTVSTLKAGDGAHNVISDKALIKGTVRTFAPEVRDMIEEKIGTMTQHICEAHDATCEVTYTRGYPALYNHEKETELIAELFKNQFGEEIVESTPLRMGGEDFAYFLQEKPGSFFFVNSGNEEKGISYPHHHPKFDFDERALLLGGKCFLSIVEHYLMKKETSNARESVTVESH